The DNA region TGTAGGTGGCATCGGCCATGGCCGGATCGGTCATGATAGTCGCCGGGTTGGAGTTCACCAGGATGACACGGTAACCCTCTTCACGCAGGGCCTTACAGGCTTGGGCGCCAGAGTAGTCAAACTCACAGGCCTGACCGATTACAATCGGGCCAGCGCCGAGAATCAAAATACTGTTTATGTCGGTACGTTTTGGCATGTCGGCTCCGGTCAGGACGCTTTGCGGGCTTGCATCAATTCAATAAAGTGGTCGAACAACGGCGCCGCATCATGCGGGCCCGGGCTGGCTTCGGGGTGCCCCTGGAAGCTGAACGCCGGCTTGTCGGTGCGATGGATACCTTGCAGCGAACCGTCAAACAGCGATTTGTGGGTCGCGCGCAGGTTGGCAGGCAAACTGCTTTCTTCCACCGCAAAACCGTGGTTCTGGGCGGTGATCATGACCTGTTTGCTATCCAGGTCCTGCACCGGGTGGTTGCCGCCGTGGTGGCCAAACTTCATTTTGATCGTCTTAGCGCCGGAGGCCAGTGCCAGGAGCTGGTGGCCGAGGCAAATGCCGAACACCGGAATATCGGTTTCGAGGAAGGCTTTGATCGCTTCAATGGCATAGGTACAGGGCTCAGGGTCGCCAGGGCCATTGGAGAGGAAGATACCATCGGGGTTCATCGCCAGCACCTCTGCGGCACTGGTTTTGGCAGGAACTACCGTCAGGTTGCAGTCGCGATCCGCCAGCATGCGCAGGATGTTGCGCTTAACCCCAAAGTCATAGGCAACGACGTTGAAGGCTTTTTTGCCATCCAATACACGATGGCCTTCTGTCAGCGACCAACTGCTTTCATTCCAGGGGTAGGACTCGCTCACCGTGACCTCTTTAGCGAGATCCAGGCCTTTCAGGCCACCAAAGGCGTTAGCCGCTGCCAGGGCTTTGGCTTCATCCACATCGTCTCCCGCCATCAGGCAACCGTTCTGGGCACCTTTATCGCGCAGGATACGGGTCAGGCGGCGGGTATCTATATCGGCGATGCCGATGACATGACGCGCCTTGAGGTAATCGGACAGGCTTTCCTGGTTGCGGAAATTGCTCGCCAGCAATGGCAGGTCGCGAATCACCAGGCCCGTGGCCCAGATGCGCTCGCACTCTTCATCTTCACGGTTAGT from Cellvibrio japonicus Ueda107 includes:
- the carA gene encoding glutamine-hydrolyzing carbamoyl-phosphate synthase small subunit, whose product is MTTQESLPAPKKAILVLADGSVFRGTAIGAEGLSVGEVVFNTAITGYQEILTDPSYAQQIVTLTYPHIGNTGTNREDEECERIWATGLVIRDLPLLASNFRNQESLSDYLKARHVIGIADIDTRRLTRILRDKGAQNGCLMAGDDVDEAKALAAANAFGGLKGLDLAKEVTVSESYPWNESSWSLTEGHRVLDGKKAFNVVAYDFGVKRNILRMLADRDCNLTVVPAKTSAAEVLAMNPDGIFLSNGPGDPEPCTYAIEAIKAFLETDIPVFGICLGHQLLALASGAKTIKMKFGHHGGNHPVQDLDSKQVMITAQNHGFAVEESSLPANLRATHKSLFDGSLQGIHRTDKPAFSFQGHPEASPGPHDAAPLFDHFIELMQARKAS